From Ignavibacteriota bacterium, the proteins below share one genomic window:
- a CDS encoding serine/threonine-protein phosphatase — MKSNPNNHSTLFETLKKDIQRGDFRSTVSREFHELKDFMLDDERKKRLQQMGRVKGWFYVVGWLMKTMFFRLTPTRRLLVVVGLLFLFFSRARLFDGENIQIETNTGILGGLMILFVLMLELKDKLLAKEELEAGHAVQKALMPERSPKVEGWEMWLFTRSANDVGGDLVDCIKVDEERFAVMLADVAGKGLSAALLTSKLQATIRALAPDAESLPLLATKLNTIFCRDSLPNVFASLVYVELRCGSGEVKVLNAGHFPALCIYGNEIRKTEKGGAALGLTKTAQYREQKIVLQENELMVIYSDGLTEARNVAGEFYGEHRIQQLLPLLTKYSVGIIGEMIIAELDRFVGSARTHDDVSIVVLKKV; from the coding sequence ATGAAATCAAACCCAAATAACCATTCAACTCTTTTTGAAACGTTAAAGAAAGATATCCAACGCGGAGATTTCAGAAGTACTGTCTCACGGGAATTTCATGAGTTGAAGGATTTCATGCTCGATGATGAACGAAAGAAACGTCTTCAACAAATGGGACGCGTGAAGGGGTGGTTCTACGTGGTTGGGTGGCTTATGAAAACCATGTTCTTTCGTCTGACACCGACGCGGAGATTGCTTGTTGTTGTTGGCTTGCTCTTCTTATTCTTTTCGCGGGCGCGATTATTTGATGGAGAAAATATTCAGATAGAAACGAACACCGGAATCCTCGGAGGGTTGATGATTCTTTTCGTGTTGATGCTTGAACTGAAGGATAAATTACTCGCGAAAGAAGAACTGGAAGCGGGACATGCTGTACAAAAAGCATTGATGCCGGAACGAAGTCCGAAAGTTGAAGGGTGGGAGATGTGGTTATTCACCCGTTCAGCAAATGATGTTGGAGGCGATTTAGTAGATTGTATCAAGGTAGATGAAGAACGATTTGCCGTTATGCTAGCAGATGTAGCAGGGAAAGGATTGAGCGCCGCACTGCTCACCTCAAAACTCCAGGCAACGATACGCGCGTTAGCTCCGGACGCAGAATCGCTCCCGCTCCTTGCCACAAAACTCAATACAATATTTTGTCGGGATAGTTTACCCAATGTTTTTGCATCGCTTGTCTATGTCGAACTTCGCTGTGGTTCAGGAGAAGTAAAGGTATTGAACGCAGGACATTTTCCTGCGCTCTGTATCTATGGGAATGAAATTCGGAAAACCGAAAAAGGGGGAGCGGCTTTGGGTCTTACAAAAACTGCCCAGTACCGGGAACAAAAAATTGTTCTGCAGGAAAATGAGTTGATGGTAATTTATTCCGATGGATTAACGGAAGCGAGAAATGTAGCAGGAGAATTTTATGGAGAACACAGAATCCAACAATTATTACCTCTTCTGACGAAGTATTCCGTAGGAATAATAGGTGAAATGATAATAGCAGAACTCGACCGTTTTGTCGGAAGCGCACGGACCCATGATGATGTTTCAATTGTTGTTTTGAAGAAGGTATAA